From Antechinus flavipes isolate AdamAnt ecotype Samford, QLD, Australia chromosome 1, AdamAnt_v2, whole genome shotgun sequence:
gcatgcccttttactgggcttatatcccaaagaaattattaaggagggaaagggacccacatatgcaaaaatatttgtggcagtcctttttgtagtggcaaaaaactggaaactgagtaaatgtccatcagttggataatggctggataagttatgacatatgaatgtaatggaatattattgttctgtaagaaacgactagcaggatgaatacagagatgcctggagagaataacatgaactaatgttaagtgaaatgaacagaaccaggaaatcattatacgcagcaacaacaagattatatgataatcaattctaatgaacgtggctctcttcaacaatgagatgattgatgccagttccaatgatcttatgatggagagatccatctgcacccaaaaagaggactgtggccactgagtgtggatcacaacatagtatttttacctttttgttgttgtttgcttgcattttgttttcttctcattttttccctttttgatctgatttctcttgtgcagcatgataaatatggaaataaattacagaagaatcgcacatgtttaatctatattagattacttgttatccagggaaggggatgggggaaatggagggagaaaaatttggaacacaaagttttgcaagaatgaatgttgaagggagccaagatggcggagcaggcacacacgactctctaagctcctttccttcccctcataaccaactatttaattcagcctcaaaaatagctcttcactgcttaaattcatgaagatgagaagcactacaacttaccagctgaagtcaatccggaagttcgccaggaaaggtttgtcctgaggggccaggaacagactagcacaggcagcgagaggctagcgtcctgagcagaccaggggcggaggtaatctctgtggctagagaagttatagagatgactctgctataggctaactgctctgccttgactacaaagcagtaaactggcagagaaattaatgcctgaaacaaagggtcctgtaaaaaacgccagaacctaacaagatctggccgtaacccctcaaacccggaagtgactcaggcagactttaccgcagccctgcggCCATATccggcagtttggggcttttgcgggagcagttacaaatctgcacggcagggggggaGGGcgcagcctgggcagcctctgatctgcagagtggggggctcatcctggagcaatagaaccttcccagctgactgtgcttcggggcagacacttccggtccctgcaaatccattcactgctcagctgctaatacccacagccccagggcagggtttggcttggggcagtgaaactctcactgctaagtgtctagccccagggctatcgttatctcacacagcaggggttctttgcagggcactttcccagcccggccctgcaggcctgagttactctttcccagagcactccagtacttcgctgctttttgtagccggctggcaggacagctacccatccatatacctttcactgctctgcagaggaagctgataacctCCTGGCtttgaaggcagaccttacagtctttaacaaaatgagtaaaaaaatcaaaagaacgattgatagtttctacacagaaaaagaacagcgtttcaaccctgaagagattaatagcagacagtctccaggcaattattggtctccagtacaaaaggctctcctagaagagactattaaaaaccttaaaagagagctagaagagaaatggggaaaggaaagagaagctatgcaagagagcaacaacttcctaaaatgtgaattggaaaagataaaaaactcccaagaagtgcagggaaacagaatttgcgaattggaaaaagaaaataactcactaaaaaaaaaaaaaaaaattagtgaaatggaaaaaaattccatagagcaaaacaactcaattggacatatacaaaaagaagtaaaaaaagctaatgaagaaaataactcactaaaaatcagaactgaacaaatagaaatgactgattcattgagacatcaagaatcagtccagcaaaaccaaaaaaaatgaaagattgggaaaaaatgtcaaatatttacttggaaaaacaacagacctggaaaatagacctaggagagataacctgaggatcatcggactaccagaaaattatgatgaaaaaaagagcctagatactattttacaggaaatcatcaaagagaactgcccagaagtaatagaaacagaagggaaaataggcattgaaagaattcatcaaacaccttctgaaaaagaccctaaaataaagactccgaggaatattgtggccaaacttcagaattttctgactaaagaaaaaattttacaagcagccaggaaaaaacagttcaaataccgagatgccacaataagggtcacgcaagatctggctgcctcaacattaaaggatcgaaggtcctggaatcagatattccgaaaggcaaaagaacttggaatgcagccaaaaataaactacccagctaaactgagtatttttttccacggaagaagatggacatttagtgaaacagaggaattccatctgtttctaaggaaaaaaccagacttaaacaaaaaatttgatctccaacaacagaaatcaagagaagtagaaaaaggagaaactagacaacatagtaaagtaagagaatacagttcaacccaactcctcctacaactatttcaacaaagatgagaaattgaaggatacactgcaagactcaagtgtttcattcaagtcctctatcttcagagtcgatgttcttttcacttgccattgtacttcccatggtcaggcacactgtaacatgcccttgactcctgtgcctccaaatcctgtatttggagtgaccaaataaatgtctcctccccaacccactcacaaaaaaaaaaaaaaaagaaaagaaagaaagagagagagagctagagcacaagacctggagtcaagaagaactgaattcaaatctagcctcacatcctgcgtagccctggacaagtcattttacctctgactatctgacaaaatggatccactggatccactagggaagatctctgccaagaaaaggccaaatggggacaacaagggctggacaaggctgtcacaactgagcaacaaccagagagaagttttcctgatgccaggaccagccttctagtcactgtgccacccaaaatgcccttattaatatgcctattagcaacctttgtgttatatatggttattttaatatgtgcctattaacacttttgtgttatatgtgttaattttaatatgtgcctattaacaactttgtgttatatgttatatattaattttaatgtgtgcctattaacaattttgtattatcttaatttttaacatatgcctattaaaaaatttttgttttattaaaaaaaaaaaagaatgaatgttgaatatctaacatatataggactgcttgccatctcggggagggggtagagggagggaggggaaaaatcgaaacagaagcgagtgcaagggataatgttgtaaaaaattaccctggcatggattctgtcaatataaagttattattaaataaaatgaaattaaaaaaaaaagaatgaatgttgaaaactacatatatattttgaaaataaaaagctgttatttaaaaaagaatttatatcatGGAATATTCCACTTCCACGCATTTGTGCAGCCTAAACCTAGAATTCATTAATTCACTACTACCACCCCACAGATCCTTATATCTTGCCTATCTTCAAATTCATTCTTTATCCTTCCCCCCTTCTTAAGTCACCAAATATCTGTATTCATATTGTAACCTTACTCCTCTCCTCCACCCCAAGTAGATCTGTAAACTCATAGAGGACAAAGAGTTTTTCCTCTTTATATGTCCAGTGTTCAGTAACATGTTGGTTTAACTAACAcattattcattgttttatttatttttttcttctattcaaaACCCTTCCTTAGCTTCCTACTTCCCCACAAGATAAAAGTATATACTTCTTAACCTGGCATCCAAATTCCTTCAAAATTTGTGTCCAACACAGGTTTCCTACTTATCTCACTCTAGTCACTTCATTTCCGCCAATTGACAATTCAATCTTGTACTTGCAATGCATTTTAATGCATTTACTCCTGTCAACCATGACTAGAATGGACTCCCCCCTCACTTCCAGCTCCCTCAGAACCCCTCTGGTCCTTCAATATCAGGTGCCATCTCCCTCCAGAACTTTGCACACAATAAGCCCTCCTAGGAAACTTTGCTTGGACCTCTCCATACTTAACCCCTTCTCCTACCAATCAGTTAGTTACTTATATACACTTCCTTCTCCTCCACTGGATTCAGCTCTTTAAGAAGCTGTATTTTCATTCTTCACCTCTGCCTTTCTTCCAGAGCCCACCATGGAGCTTCACACAAAGTACACAGGTGCACATGgagtctctccctttctccaagGCACATCCTGAGGagtcatttccttcatttctttctcctcaggctttttttctcttggaatcttttttcttctttcctttgaggGATGGAGGTGATGGATGAGTTTCTGTAGAATTGCCATTACACACTGCCTTTCTCTGTAATGTGTCCTGGGGATAGTACATGGTGTTATCGAGTTAGTGGTGTAGAAGGTATAACTAAAAGCTGCTTTAATCAAAAGGTTTAATTGATGTAGAATTCCATGGTGAACTTGGCTGGAGTTGCAACCTTGATAAATGGACTTTGCCTAGAAAGTCTGTCACTCAATTCTGATCAATAGGGATATGTTCAAAGACTGAATGCAGTTCAAAACACACTATtgtcaccttttttttccctttttttttctcatgttttttcccttttcttctgatttttctttaccaacacaactcatatggaaatatattaaaaatgaatgtatacctatatcacattgcttgctagAGTAAGAAGGGGGggaggtaagaagaaaaaaaatggaactcaaaattttacaaatatgaaaattgaaaatcatctttataagtaattagaaaaataatataccattaaaataaaattttaaaaagaatgtaagctacttgatgGTAGAGATGGTTTTCATTTCTATAGCTTCAATGCCAAGACATATAGTCTatgtttaataattgtttgttgaagttgaaataataaaaataatggtcaacataaaaaaatcaagttatttttcttttagtctctacccttctttctccccttccatcCCCCAATGCTTTTAAGGTATAGGATGTTTGTTTGGCTTATAGCCATCCCCCTTTTaaccttttccctttattctttttttcctctattgaaTTTGATGTATTTCTACactaaaaatcatatttatagaAGTACACGTACTCAATCCTACTTTGATTGCTTCAGATAAATGAGTTTTAATACTTGCTTCtccttacctttttttctttgtgtatttttctcattcactccaattagaattagaaattctattcccttattcctttctcccctagtatattcctttttattctttcttccccaCTCCCTTCTTTTAAACTTACAGAAAACCAATCCATCCtccaggatttttgttttttaattcaattgCCTCAAAATCCTTTAAAGACATAAAGGTCCTGAGGgagtttttgtttcttctctattagaatgttAGCACATCATTATACAACCCTTTTCAATTGCTCATATAAATTTACCTCCCTaggttttgtatttatatttcaaagttcCTTCTCAGCTCTGGTGTTTTCATTAAAGACtcttgaaagttttctatttcattagatggtccattttccatttcctttcccatcctTGCATCCCTCCATCTGTGTGCTGCTTTGCAGGATAAGTTATCTTTGGTTGTAAatttatatcttttgctttttggaaaatCATATTCCAAGATTTCCTCTCATTTTTAGTAAAGAGTTGCCATATCATGGGTGATATTATGGTTCCTTgttatttgaactgtttctttatGGAtgcttgctgtattttttttttttttttgaagtaaaaGTTCTAGATTTTGGTTGTGACATTCCTGGAACTTCTTTTGGGATTCCTTTTAGAAAGTGGAGTCTATCTTCATTTTACCCTCTGATTTGGacatttttcatttgtgaattCTTGAAATATGCtaggaatttctttttaaaaaattgattttcatgGAGTTCAACAATTCTTCATTTATCTCATCTTGACTCTTCCCCAGGTCAGTTGTAATagatcttactttttaaaaatgtttttccatcttttgattttttcctgTATTCATTGCTATTATATGGAATCATTGCTTTCTAGTCTAGTTTTCAAACAGTCCATTAGTTAAAGTTCACCACTTTTCTAAGCTActcattctaattctttttttcagaatttttaatctttcatttcttttatgtattaATATAGTCCTTTTGGaaagttcattttcatttatgTGAGAGGGAGTTTTTCTATTCCCAGCAGGCTTCTGGctgtctttttgttgttcttattgtttgTTTATGCAGTTGTTGGGTGGGAAATCACTTACTCGAGTTACTCTTTGAATGTCTTGATCATTGTTCAGTCTTGTGTGAATTTCAGATTTTTGCTAGGTAGGTAAGTGGGAGTTGGGTAGTTTGCCACCATTCAGGAAGCCCTCTTGGCTGAAAATCTCAGGTTTCTCAAAAgaccttgtatatatttttccctgGTACTTTTCCTATCACTTGTATCatacttatttgtgtatatgttattccctcatTAGACCATAAGCTCTCTAAAGGCAGGGATTACattgattttcatctttatatgCCCTctacctagcatatagtaaatacatcaattaatatttaatacCCATTGTCACCTGACTTTCCTTCAGAGTTTAGAGTGTTACTGTATCTTTAAAGGCCAAAAGGAATATTGAGAAAAAGCAATGTGTGCTAGCATATGGTAGGTCAGTTGAAAAACATCTTTCTATAAGGTTCTTCTCCTAATAGAATCAGGGAATATAGCTTACCTTTGATCTATAGAAAATCTATGGAAAGGtcacagaggcagaatttgaggaGAAACTGTTTTCttgttagaattattttaaacttGATCTTCTAAAGAAATAGATAATTCTGTAAAGAATCTGTAAGAAGCTAGCAAACAGTGTAGTGTACAAAGGTTACTGACTAGaggtaaagaaaatgaatgaatatagctTATTTCCTAAAAGATTGAATGAATCTAGCTCTTagttgaagagaaaaagaaagaaaaaacttaagaGATTTTAACCAGTCTCTAGAGTGAGCTGAATGTTGTACTGTACTTCTGGATTGGAATGAGTCATTTACTTTTATACAGAGGATGTGAGGTGATCCTGGCTAAGAATTTTCTTAGAGCCAAAATACTATAAATAATTGCATATGTCTTTATTAGCTGTTGTTTTAGTTAAAGACTTGTGTGAGTTCcgttattttaatatttgttcacTATATAGAAAAACAAGTAATTGCTATTGGGATAGGAGGTTTTTCCAGTTCATTAAGTAATTAATATTCAATGAAGTGGGTAGGGGCAAGAGCTAATTAATGAGATGTCCATTTTATTAATTAGTAAGAAATTATTCAATTATACTCCTGGATTTAACAATGTATGTGATCAAATTAAATATAGCACCAAGTCAAGTAGTAGGCTACGGGTAAACTTTCTTAAGCTTCAATGATCCTTAGACATTTACCTATACTTATTAAATTGAAAGACCTTGCATATATCTGAAACATTGGCATTGACACACCAGTGGGACTTCCCATGTGTGAAGCCCATCTATCCTGTCAAGTCCCAAACGACTGTTCCTAAAGGGAGGAAGGACTGCTGCCCCTGTGGAGAAAAGGATCTGGTGATAACAGAAAAGCAGAGGGAAGGCTATGGAAGCACCAGCCTCATAAGGAAAGACCAAAAGACTTTATTGCAGGGTGGGGGTCAGTCTCCAAGAAGCAGGGCAGCCTCCCGGACATGCTGCCTGACCACTCGGTCCAATAAGGCGTGAACATCTCGGGCAGCCTGGGAAGCCGCTTCTAGTACCTGCTGCAGGTGGTCCTCATGCAGCCGTGCATCCATCTCTAGTAGAGCAAGCTGGCCGGAGGCGGGTAACAGAGCCAAAGCCAGCTGGGGTCCACCCGCTGCCTCTTCCACGTGGCTCAGGTCAGCCAGGGCTGTGCCATCCACGAAACCGGCCGAACAGGCACACACAAAATCTCTCATTGGGATCCCTGCGTCCAACACGGCTAAAGTAGCTGCATTCACACAGGCTGCATAATTACCACCATCTGCCTGTAGCACCTAAAGTCAAAGGATTTGGAAGTTGAAGGGATCTAAGAGGTCTTCTGATCTAACCACTTCATTATGtagagggaaaaaagtgaatcCCAGGATACCTGATCCAAGGCATCAAAGGGAGTCTATCCCTTTGTTCATGGGAATCATCCTCTACCCATGTTCCCTAGACATATCTTGAatccttttccaattttcccccctccctctacCAATGTCTTCCCTCTAAAataccttatatttcttttgtttatactTATGTGTAGAGATGTTTTCcccaatagattgtaagctccttaaaggtagggcttgtttcatttttatctttattttctagcCTGTAGTATCTAGCACATAATCTCTTAATCAATGATTGCTGATTCAATGATTTATTGAACCTGCATCTTCCTTTCCATCTTTCCCACTCAAACCCCTTTCCCCAAACTGGCTCCTATCTGTTCTCACCATCTCTATTTAGAAATCCTGCCTGTCACTCCAGGTTCAATTCTGGTGTCACTTCCTCCAGGAAgttttcccttatcccctccTCATCCTGAATGGGAGTGAGTGCCACTATCTGAGGCCCTAAAGCACTTTCTCTACACTCACTAGTCACATCCCATCTCATCATTTGTGAGAACACTTCCACACTCCATCCAGGGAGCTCCGCCACAGCAAGGGCGCTGTCTCCTCCCCTGATGCAGTACCTACTCCTGAGAAGCTTGCCTGGCTTCAGGGGTAAATGCAGAGTGCGGAGGGTTTGGAGGTGGATGAGAGGAGTGTCTGTCTACACTGTGCACTCTTCCCAGTAGAGCCCCCTGGCCGTGGAGTTTCATGGAGGCAGAACCCATGTCTGGTAAAGGATTAGGAAACCTGGGGTCAAGTCCAGCTCTACCACTAACTGCAGTTGCTGCCCCTCTGGATTCCCCCTCCTCTTGTCACATGAGGGCGTTAAGGTGTTTCCTGGTTTTGCTGCTCTGTTGAGCCAACTACTTTCACAGGAATTACTTTGTTTTAACCTCACAGGAGCTCTGTGCAGGGAGCTGAAGAGCATTATTAcccttatttgacagataagtaaactgaggcttaaaaaagGAGATGGGACTTGTCCAAGGTTTGGAGGGTCAGAACCAGTACTAGAAACCGCTTCTGACTCAGGCTTCTTTCAAGGAGACAGACCTTTCTAAACACCTGCCTTCTTTATATCACCTTACCCTTTACTTTTCTAACTCAAAGGTCTACTATTTCCAATCTGTTCTCCTAATAAAAATCTGTACCATTACCTGGACATAGATGTCAATCTGGGAGCGAGGGTATAACTGGGTCAGGATGGCAGCCTCAAAGGTCTGCCTCAGCTGGAGTCCCATTTCACAGGCCTTGCGGTCCCCATGGGGCCGCCGCTTCCGTTCCCCAGTGCTGAATGTGGCCATGCTGTACTGGCAGTTCACCAGTGCTCGGTCTGGCAGTGCTCTTGATCGAGAACCCCGCATCTAGGAAAATCAGGGAGTGGACACATAGGAAATGTGTTAGATAGGAGCTGTGGAGTGGGGATTAGAGGGGGGTCACATCCCAAACCTCCCTTTCACCAAGCCCTGGAGAGTGGCTTCCTCAGCAAATGACTGACAAAGCCAGCATATTACAGTAGAAAGGTCCCAAGGAATAAGGGACCCCAATTTTAATGGAAATCCTACTTATATGTCTATCAGCAAATTCCTTAACTCTTTGGGaagaattcttcattttctaacTGAAGAGGGGAAAGCAGATGTCCTCTAAGGCCCCTTCTAGGTCTAATATTCTTTATTCTTACATATTCTAACTCATGACATACTGGGATCATCCTATAATATTCAAGACTCCCTTATTCCATCAATGACTTTCTCCTTTCATTAATATTCGCAGTCACTTCAGTTCATAGGGACCTCTCACCTCATAGATCTAGGGCTTATCACTATTAATTCCACCATCCTATCCCATGGGAATGAGGAAGAACACTGGATTCCTTGTTACATCCTTCTACAATGGACTCTTCCATGGAAGGGCCAAGCaggttctcttcttccttttcctgtgGACCCTCAGCTCCTGTTTAcataaaatccagcctcaaaaaccTCTTAGcagtgtaaccctgagcaagtcttttaaccctgtttgcctctgtttcctcagctgtaaaacaagcaggaatagcaaaccactccagtacctgtgccaagaaaatcccaaatgggatcatgaagagtcagacaggactgaacaacaacaaacagtacctactatgtgtcagggactGCACTGAGTACTTTTTACAtctatttcctttgatcctcacaacaatcctgggaagtagatattattactcccaatttatagatgaggaaattaaaattaagtatcccagagtcacacagctgggaaggtGTCTGAAGCTGAACTCCTTCAAGGAATTAATtccacattttttgttttgttttgtgtttttagaAATTCTTATAGTTGTTTTCCATgggaatcagagagacagagagaaacagaaagtgagggagagagagggagagggaaagagagaaggggtgaGTGTGTTTTAGTTTTTTACGATCGCAGAGCCGGGAACACAATAATCGATAATCGATTCATAAATGCCCGCAGCCTTTCTCATGCTCTCTGAGTGGATTAGCGAGGTTAAAATTAATACAGTTCCAGCGCCCAGATACTCAGACTGGGGAGCAGTAGCAGTTACCTCGTACCAACTCGCAGTGGAGGGGAGGGGTGAAGctagaattcaaattcataaaTAACATCATTGCGGATTTCTCCCCCAAAGAACCACAGCTATTCCCCTCAACCTCCACCTCCACCCTCCTCTCAACCTTCCATCCATTCCCAGGAAGGCTTGGATGGGACTGGGACATATGAGGTCACGCCCCCTTTCCAATACAGCGGGATGTCTTTTTACAAGGAAGGCTGCGATTGGTCCGGAACACTAAAGTTACGCCCTTTTCCCAATGTGAAAGCTACAATTGGTCCAAGACCCTGCGAGGTTACTCCTCTCCTTTTCACCCTCCAGAAAAGCATCCCGAAGTTGCCTCACACCTCGTGGGGTCCGTAGACCACAGCTAGCGCCTTAGTATTGCCTTGTTCGATGTAGGCCGAACCATCGGCTTGCGCGAAGACGCCCATCCGTGCTTGGATCTTGCGCAGTTCTCCGGCCCTCCGCCCGTCCACGCGGTAACCCTGATCCGACAGCAGCTCCAATCCTGCCATGCTTGTAGTCCCGTCTAACCTAGCTCGACTACACTTCCCGGCGGTCCCTACCACTTCCTGTTTTTACCTCCGCTTTCCGGCAGCCCTCACTTCCGTCTTCAGGTCTTTGACAGCAACAGGGTCACGGATGTAGACCAAGGAAGAACATCAGAAACCATATAGTCCAAACCTTTAGTTTTTATAAAAGAGGATACTGAAGCCAAGAAAGCCAA
This genomic window contains:
- the EXOSC4 gene encoding exosome complex component RRP41, encoding MAGLELLSDQGYRVDGRRAGELRKIQARMGVFAQADGSAYIEQGNTKALAVVYGPHEMRGSRSRALPDRALVNCQYSMATFSTGERKRRPHGDRKACEMGLQLRQTFEAAILTQLYPRSQIDIYVQVLQADGGNYAACVNAATLAVLDAGIPMRDFVCACSAGFVDGTALADLSHVEEAAGGPQLALALLPASGQLALLEMDARLHEDHLQQVLEAASQAARDVHALLDRVVRQHVREAALLLGD